GCGTCGCTCGTCCTCCTTGTTGCGGTAAGGCAGGGTTTGCCGCTCCTTTTCGACCGTCCAATCGGCGCGGCGCTCCAGGAAGGCTTTCATCGCTTCAGCCGCTTGCTCGTCGTTGCCCAGCAGAACGTGGTTGGCGGCCAGTATCAGCCGCACCTCGTTGTTGGGCCTCAGAATTTTCTGGAGCTCTGCGTTCGACTCCTCGTGCCGCCTGAGGTGATGAAGCACCCAGCCGCGAGTCCAGCAATACCATTCGGGATAGCGCGGATTGATCACCATGGCGTGGTCGATCTGCTCGAGCGCCTCGCGGTGATGGCCGAGGTAGCCCAGGGACTCCGCCATCTCGGCCCTGAGGTCGGCGTCGTTCTCGTTCAGCTCCAGGGCCTTGTGATACGACATCAAGGCGCGATCCAGCTCGCCGGACGCGGAATAGGCATAGGCCAGGGCCCAGTGGGTGTCGTAGTCCTCGGGCTCGAGCGCGACCGCTTTCTGCGTGCATTCCTTGGCCACGGTCAGAGCCTCCGGGCCTTCCCAGCCTTCGACATAGCCGATCACATGGGTGTAGCCCAACCAGCCCCACGCGCGGCCGTAGTAGGGGTCGAGGCTGGTCGCCTTCTCGAACCAATTGCGGCACTCGATCACCGCGGCTTGGCGTTCGTTGAGAAAAGGCAGGTTCGTCGCCAGTTGGTGGGTGCCGCGGAGAAAGGCGACATAGGCGTTGATATCCTGGGTCCCACTGCGCACCAGGCGCTCCCGCTCCATGGCGGTCACCTTGGGCGCCAGCTCCGCAACGGTATGCGCGATGATCTCGTCTTGTATGGCGAAGAGATCCGAGAAGTCCTTGTTGAAGCGCCGCGACCAGAGATGATGACCCTGTTGGGCATCGACCAGGACGGTGTTGACGCGCAGGCGCTT
Above is a genomic segment from Kiloniellales bacterium containing:
- a CDS encoding adenylate/guanylate cyclase domain-containing protein, encoding MQRRLAAIVAADIPEFARLVRADEEGTLAAFKRHRVELVDPKVTEFQGRIVRLQGDGAIVEFPSVVAAVTCAWDIQSAMADRNADVPANRRMLFRIGVNLGEIIVEGDRIKGEGVDIAVRLESLAEPGGICVSAEVYRQVRRRLELHFQDLGEHQLEETDSPVRVYKALKIPGSKEPVSTESAVGKPVIAVLPFENLSGDEEQEHFCDGLTVYITTDLSKFRNLLVIAANSAFAYKGKHMRVQDIGQELGAKYILEGSVQRANKRLRVNTVLVDAQQGHHLWSRRFNKDFSDLFAIQDEIIAHTVAELAPKVTAMERERLVRSGTQDINAYVAFLRGTHQLATNLPFLNERQAAVIECRNWFEKATSLDPYYGRAWGWLGYTHVIGYVEGWEGPEALTVAKECTQKAVALEPEDYDTHWALAYAYSASGELDRALMSYHKALELNENDADLRAEMAESLGYLGHHREALEQIDHAMVINPRYPEWYCWTRGWVLHHLRRHEESNAELQKILRPNNEVRLILAANHVLLGNDEQAAEAMKAFLERRADWTVEKERQTLPYRNKEDERRWLDALREAGLPER